One part of the Tunicatimonas pelagia genome encodes these proteins:
- a CDS encoding PadR family transcriptional regulator, which yields MIPNLGQLEESVLLLVMIVEEAYGVSVAQAYEEKTDNTISIPAIHTVLKRLEKKGMLRSWMGKATAERGGRRKRLFEATPYGYQVISQLRENRIKLWSLIPKFN from the coding sequence ATGATACCGAATCTCGGACAACTAGAAGAAAGTGTATTACTCCTGGTGATGATTGTAGAAGAAGCCTACGGAGTATCAGTAGCTCAGGCTTACGAAGAGAAAACGGATAACACAATTTCTATTCCGGCGATCCATACCGTGCTCAAGCGACTAGAAAAAAAGGGGATGCTTCGCTCGTGGATGGGCAAAGCTACGGCTGAGCGGGGCGGACGACGCAAACGGCTTTTTGAGGCTACCCCCTACGGATACCAGGTCATTTCCCAACTTCGGGAGAACCGCATAAAGCTATGGTCTCTGATCCCTAAATTTAATTGA
- a CDS encoding retropepsin-like aspartic protease — MILLIIICFIWGSQIPLMAQDQYEVVELAVMRDQPIVRGKINGKKAYLLLDTGADVSIIHCNDAKRYGFSCHTRTSLRGFQLAGLGANVKGLVGVYDMDLQLGSQTIQANYIALDLSGIIRSLNTGASVKISGIIGSKALKRHGFVVDYDRKEVKMRLPGAD, encoded by the coding sequence ATGATTTTACTCATTATCATCTGTTTCATCTGGGGTAGCCAGATTCCATTGATGGCACAAGATCAGTACGAAGTAGTTGAGTTAGCCGTCATGCGAGATCAGCCGATTGTTCGGGGAAAAATTAATGGTAAGAAGGCCTACTTGTTACTGGATACCGGGGCGGATGTGAGTATTATCCACTGTAACGATGCTAAACGATACGGGTTTTCCTGCCATACCCGAACTTCTCTAAGGGGCTTTCAGCTCGCCGGACTAGGGGCTAACGTGAAGGGATTGGTTGGCGTATACGATATGGATCTTCAACTAGGCTCTCAGACGATACAAGCTAATTACATTGCTCTTGATTTATCCGGCATTATCCGCTCCCTAAATACTGGGGCATCCGTGAAGATTAGCGGTATTATCGGCTCAAAAGCACTGAAAAGGCACGGTTTTGTGGTTGATTATGATCGTAAAGAAGTCAAAATGAGGCTTCCAGGAGCCGATTAG
- the mazG gene encoding nucleoside triphosphate pyrophosphohydrolase: MNEPINEHRKIALEAFDRLLTIMGELRVKCPWDREQTIESIRHLTIEETYELSDAILSGDLSEVRNELGDLALHLVFYAKIASEQQAFDISDVLNGICDKLIRRHPHVYGDIEANDASTVEQNWEQIKLKESGDIRKSALSGVPSSLPALLKAFRMQEKARGVGFDWSEKTEVWDKVEEEMQEFQEAEASGNLAEAQDEFGDLLFALINYARFAGINPEEALERTNRKFMRRFQHIEQRAYEQDKNVKDMTLEEMEIYWNEAKKNTASL, from the coding sequence ATGAATGAACCAATAAACGAACATCGTAAGATTGCCCTGGAGGCCTTTGATCGACTGCTGACAATTATGGGAGAATTGCGGGTGAAGTGCCCTTGGGATCGGGAACAGACCATTGAAAGTATTCGCCATCTAACCATAGAAGAAACCTACGAACTCTCGGATGCCATTTTGAGTGGCGATCTGAGTGAAGTTCGCAATGAGCTAGGCGACTTAGCTCTGCACTTAGTCTTCTACGCCAAAATAGCTAGCGAGCAGCAGGCATTTGACATCAGTGATGTTCTGAACGGTATATGTGATAAACTAATCCGTCGGCACCCCCACGTCTACGGTGACATTGAAGCCAATGACGCGAGCACAGTAGAGCAAAACTGGGAACAGATAAAGTTGAAGGAGTCGGGAGATATACGTAAGTCAGCCCTGAGTGGAGTACCTTCCTCATTACCAGCCTTGCTAAAAGCATTCCGGATGCAGGAAAAAGCTCGAGGTGTGGGATTTGACTGGAGTGAAAAGACAGAAGTTTGGGATAAGGTAGAAGAAGAAATGCAGGAGTTTCAGGAGGCGGAAGCATCGGGTAACCTTGCGGAAGCCCAGGATGAGTTTGGGGATTTGTTATTCGCCCTAATTAACTACGCCCGCTTTGCCGGAATAAATCCTGAAGAAGCTTTGGAGCGAACGAATCGAAAATTTATGCGACGCTTCCAGCATATTGAGCAGCGGGCTTATGAGCAGGATAAGAATGTGAAAGACATGACCTTGGAGGAAATGGAAATCTACTGGAATGAGGCGAAGAAAAACACTGCTTCGTTATGA
- the glmM gene encoding phosphoglucosamine mutase: MALITSISGIRGTIGGAVGEGLTPIDTVKFASAFGSYLKQQHKKVTVVIGRDARISGEMVAKLVSATLQGLGIDVLDIDLATTPTVELAVVDEKAQGGIIITASHNPGQWNALKLLNEAGEFISAEAGKAVLDLAEVADFDFATVNKLGAYQRIEGATEKHIEAILALPEVDAEVIRERDFKVAIDCINSVGSIAVPMLLEKLGVHQIEKFYCEPNGSFAHNPEPVPENLNHICGKMEQGSYDLGIVVDPDVDRLVLIQENGDPFGEEYTLVAVADYILGLNGGGNTVSNLSSSLALRDVTEKHGGSYTAAAVGEVNVVKAMKETDAIIGGEGNGGVIFPKLHYGRDALVGIALFLSHLAKFGRSIAQLKAKYPQYHISKNKIELTPDIDMTSVLTTLAERYANQPTDTTDGVKISFDREWVHLRKSNTEPIIRIISESNSRATAEHLANKLITDIREIINTNH; this comes from the coding sequence TTGGCACTTATCACATCCATCTCCGGTATCCGGGGAACCATTGGCGGAGCCGTAGGCGAAGGGCTCACTCCGATTGATACCGTAAAGTTCGCATCGGCCTTTGGTTCTTACTTGAAGCAACAGCACAAAAAAGTAACCGTAGTCATTGGGCGCGATGCCCGCATCTCGGGCGAAATGGTTGCTAAGTTGGTGAGTGCTACCCTGCAAGGCTTGGGCATTGATGTATTGGATATTGACTTAGCGACAACTCCTACCGTAGAACTAGCCGTAGTTGATGAGAAGGCGCAGGGTGGCATCATCATCACTGCTAGCCATAACCCTGGTCAGTGGAATGCTCTCAAACTGTTAAACGAGGCCGGAGAATTTATCTCAGCCGAAGCCGGAAAAGCGGTACTCGATTTAGCGGAAGTCGCCGATTTTGACTTTGCTACCGTTAATAAGCTAGGTGCTTATCAGCGGATTGAAGGGGCTACCGAAAAACACATTGAAGCTATACTGGCTTTGCCCGAAGTAGATGCGGAAGTCATCCGGGAGCGAGATTTTAAAGTAGCCATTGACTGCATTAATTCGGTAGGTAGTATTGCCGTGCCGATGCTACTAGAGAAGTTGGGAGTACATCAGATAGAAAAGTTTTATTGCGAACCCAACGGTTCATTCGCCCATAACCCCGAACCTGTTCCTGAAAACCTCAATCATATATGCGGAAAGATGGAGCAAGGTTCGTATGATTTGGGGATTGTTGTTGACCCTGATGTAGATCGCTTAGTTTTAATTCAAGAAAACGGCGACCCATTTGGAGAAGAGTATACATTGGTAGCCGTAGCCGATTATATTCTGGGGCTGAATGGGGGCGGAAATACCGTTTCTAATCTTTCTTCCTCATTGGCACTACGCGATGTAACTGAGAAGCACGGAGGAAGCTATACTGCCGCCGCCGTAGGCGAAGTGAATGTAGTAAAGGCGATGAAGGAGACTGATGCCATTATTGGGGGCGAAGGTAACGGGGGAGTAATTTTCCCTAAGCTACACTATGGTCGCGATGCATTGGTAGGTATTGCCCTCTTTCTGTCACACTTGGCAAAATTTGGTAGATCTATCGCTCAACTAAAAGCGAAGTACCCTCAGTACCATATTTCCAAAAATAAAATTGAGCTTACGCCCGATATTGATATGACTTCGGTACTAACAACCTTAGCCGAACGCTACGCCAACCAACCCACAGATACCACCGATGGCGTAAAAATTAGCTTCGACCGCGAATGGGTACACCTGCGAAAATCTAACACCGAACCCATCATCCGCATTATTTCGGAATCCAACTCTCGCGCCACTGCCGAGCACCTAGCAAATAAGCTGATCACAGATATTCGGGAAATTATTAATACCAATCATTAA
- a CDS encoding ABC transporter permease, whose product MAEEREHKRDVTPPQWANRFLEWYCAPNLLDEVQGDLHEAFYIRVKQYGARKAKWLFVKEVLLFCKPSSVKKPDSTHLLITPDMFQNYFKIAFRNLTKSKVFSAINVFGLAVGLAASFLITQYIHFESNYDQFHEKVDRIYRVTLSSVQPGEVVTPQNTSAVNHPAVGPALQEDFPQVEAFARAVTQTLFINASSITYVDETGQATTFNEDRMYIADSAFLTIFSFPFVAGSAETALAEPQTVAISESTAKKYFGSADPLGKVLEINGELPLTVRGVFKDIPEDSHIQFDILISFLTLGEKWGYDTWIWPEFYTYVLLAPEADPEQLEAQFPAFIDQYMTDIMAEHKFQAEMHLQPVGDIHLTSHYNNEAEANSSEQLMTFLTILAAFILFLAWINYVNLSTVKSLDRAREVGLRKVVGAARLQLIGQFLLESMLINVLALLLSVGIVWLAWPFFQQITGKEISESLWALSVWQELWFWGLIVGVIVVGALLVGFYPAWMLSSFRPAKVLKGNFHHSFTGVSLRKVLVSFQFVLTIILIIGTITVYKQLSFMRNQDLGYAKDQLLVVKSPAIYDSTITQQITSFKTELARHSAIHQVTASTEIPGETIFARNHIWKKGKEKNTDVGFFYLDIDPDFINTFEMTVIAGRNLREEDKVPSFDAKYAKIMINEALVKKLGYSSNEDALHERLIFRLGLPEVEGEVIGVVKNYHQRSLQQAYDPILFIYPGWNRWQYITVNLSTDKLPQTIATVEEEFQQAFPGNALEYFFLDDYFNRQYEADQRFGSIFSVFTTLAIVVACLGLFGLSAFTLKQRTKEIGIRKVLGASVARILALLSQDFVKLIFIASLVALPIAYFAIQHWLSNYAFHIEISVWLFLLPLLLMLAIALVTISIHTFKAALANPAKSLRQE is encoded by the coding sequence ATGGCTGAAGAAAGAGAGCATAAGCGGGACGTAACCCCGCCGCAATGGGCGAATCGCTTTTTGGAATGGTACTGCGCTCCTAACCTGCTGGACGAAGTGCAAGGCGACCTACACGAAGCTTTTTATATCCGCGTGAAGCAATACGGCGCTCGGAAGGCTAAGTGGCTATTTGTCAAAGAAGTATTACTGTTCTGTAAGCCCTCTTCAGTAAAAAAACCTGATTCTACTCATCTTCTAATCACCCCGGACATGTTCCAAAATTATTTCAAAATTGCCTTCCGTAATCTCACGAAGAGCAAAGTTTTTTCCGCTATCAACGTGTTTGGGCTGGCAGTAGGTTTAGCCGCGTCTTTTCTAATTACCCAGTATATCCACTTTGAGTCAAACTACGATCAGTTTCATGAGAAGGTTGATCGCATTTACCGGGTGACTTTATCGAGCGTACAGCCCGGAGAAGTAGTTACGCCTCAAAACACTAGTGCAGTCAATCATCCGGCGGTAGGCCCAGCATTACAAGAGGATTTTCCTCAGGTTGAAGCCTTTGCCCGAGCAGTAACCCAAACGCTTTTTATTAATGCATCTTCAATAACCTACGTAGATGAAACGGGGCAAGCCACTACGTTTAATGAAGATCGAATGTATATTGCTGACTCCGCGTTTCTCACCATATTTTCTTTTCCCTTTGTAGCTGGAAGTGCTGAAACCGCCCTCGCCGAACCACAAACAGTTGCTATTTCTGAATCTACTGCAAAAAAGTATTTTGGTTCAGCCGATCCATTGGGTAAGGTACTAGAAATAAATGGTGAGTTGCCATTAACAGTAAGAGGGGTATTTAAGGATATTCCGGAAGACTCTCATATCCAGTTCGATATATTGATCTCCTTTCTCACACTGGGTGAAAAATGGGGTTATGACACCTGGATTTGGCCTGAGTTTTACACCTATGTGCTACTAGCTCCGGAGGCAGACCCAGAACAGTTGGAAGCTCAATTTCCTGCATTTATCGACCAGTACATGACCGATATTATGGCCGAACACAAGTTTCAGGCTGAGATGCACTTACAGCCAGTCGGTGATATTCACTTAACTTCCCACTATAATAATGAAGCGGAGGCGAACAGTAGCGAGCAACTGATGACTTTTCTTACCATCCTAGCTGCTTTTATTCTGTTTTTAGCCTGGATTAACTACGTAAACTTATCTACGGTCAAATCGCTGGATCGGGCGCGGGAAGTAGGGTTACGTAAAGTTGTGGGAGCGGCTCGCCTACAGTTGATTGGTCAATTTCTGCTGGAGTCGATGCTTATCAATGTGTTAGCGTTACTACTATCGGTGGGAATCGTTTGGTTAGCTTGGCCTTTCTTCCAGCAGATTACCGGCAAAGAGATAAGCGAAAGTTTGTGGGCATTATCGGTATGGCAGGAGCTTTGGTTTTGGGGGCTGATAGTAGGGGTTATTGTTGTAGGAGCCTTACTGGTGGGATTTTATCCCGCTTGGATGCTATCCTCTTTCCGCCCCGCTAAAGTACTAAAGGGGAATTTTCACCACTCATTCACCGGGGTTTCTCTGCGGAAAGTACTGGTGTCCTTCCAATTCGTCCTGACGATCATCCTAATCATCGGCACCATCACGGTGTATAAGCAATTATCGTTTATGCGAAACCAAGACCTGGGCTATGCGAAGGATCAGCTCTTGGTTGTAAAATCCCCGGCTATCTACGATTCTACCATCACTCAGCAGATAACTTCCTTCAAAACTGAGTTAGCACGCCATTCGGCTATTCACCAAGTAACTGCTTCTACCGAGATTCCGGGAGAAACAATCTTTGCCCGTAATCATATCTGGAAAAAAGGCAAGGAGAAAAACACGGATGTAGGATTCTTTTATCTAGATATTGACCCAGACTTTATCAATACATTTGAAATGACCGTGATAGCAGGTAGAAACTTACGGGAGGAAGATAAGGTGCCCTCCTTCGATGCTAAATACGCTAAAATCATGATCAATGAAGCACTCGTAAAAAAACTAGGATACTCTAGTAACGAAGATGCCCTTCACGAACGCCTAATTTTTAGATTAGGACTACCCGAGGTGGAGGGAGAAGTAATCGGAGTAGTGAAAAATTACCACCAACGATCGTTACAGCAGGCTTATGATCCTATCCTGTTTATTTATCCGGGCTGGAATCGATGGCAATACATCACTGTTAATCTCAGCACTGATAAACTACCTCAGACGATAGCTACAGTTGAGGAAGAATTTCAGCAGGCTTTTCCCGGCAATGCGCTGGAGTACTTTTTTCTGGATGATTATTTTAATCGGCAGTACGAGGCCGATCAGCGATTTGGCAGCATTTTTAGTGTATTTACTACCCTGGCCATCGTTGTAGCTTGTTTGGGCTTATTTGGCTTGTCAGCCTTCACCCTCAAACAACGCACCAAAGAAATTGGTATTCGTAAAGTACTGGGTGCTTCGGTAGCTCGTATCTTGGCACTACTTTCCCAAGACTTTGTGAAGCTGATTTTTATTGCCAGTCTGGTTGCACTACCTATTGCCTACTTCGCCATTCAGCACTGGTTATCGAACTATGCTTTTCATATTGAAATTAGTGTCTGGCTGTTTTTACTACCCTTACTGTTGATGCTAGCCATCGCCTTAGTTACGATAAGTATTCACACGTTCAAAGCTGCTTTGGCTAATCCAGCAAAATCACTACGGCAAGAATAA
- a CDS encoding ABC transporter permease encodes MEVPPPKYAHRFLRWFCRDDYLEEIEGNLLEMYERQYEDSPEKAQRQYGWNVLRHFRPAFIRSFKVYQPNNYRAMLRHNLILTFRSFQRYKSTFLINLIGLSSGLACALLIFLWVQDELRVDKFHANNDQLYQILEQREQAGKLVLFRTTAAPTAEALAADLPEVTHATTVYNSSSSVLSVDEKDITAKGQFVGNDFFRMFSFDLVQGDAAQVLTDPSSIVISKELAQRLFGTTEEAVGKTIERKSDHSYQVSGVFRNVPRNSSMQFDFVLPFAGYQREHEWTSEWSRTSPATYVQLKPGADLASFNNKIANFVRDKTEGQIFHRTMFAQRYSDVYLYSNYENGEQSGGRITYVRLFSWVAVFILLIACINFMNLSTARASRQMKEIGVKKAVGARRGSLASRYLSESVSVATISLLLAVLLVSLLLPSFNEITGKQLTFAFDVNLILIAIGITLFTGLVAGSYPALYLSGFDPAVILKNKLNRSVGEQWTRQGLVVLQFTLSIILITAVWVVYQQVAFVQNTHLGYDKDNVLYFERLSWEEGNLKAFLGEAEKIPGVTQISSIGHDMTGHNSGTTGLQWTGRNPSDRTEFEVVRANYGTLELLDIKLKEGRTFSESFSTDTAKIIFNEAAIDYMGLTDPVGEEVELWGENREIIGVVQDFHFESLHENIKPLFIILNPNSTWNIAAKIEAGQEQETIEQLSQLSKKFYPDYPFDYWFLDQEYQALYAAEQRVAVLSKYFAGIAILISCLGLFGLAAFTAERRLKEIGIRKALGASATSIVQLLTSDFTKMVLVAITIALPISYFAAQRWLQNFAFSISLQWWYFVGAGVLVLLIAWLTVGFQTVKAAQANPVECLQDE; translated from the coding sequence ATGGAAGTGCCACCGCCTAAATATGCCCACCGCTTCCTTCGCTGGTTCTGTCGAGACGACTATCTGGAAGAGATTGAAGGCAATTTGCTGGAGATGTACGAACGGCAGTATGAAGATTCTCCGGAGAAAGCCCAACGACAATATGGGTGGAACGTGCTACGGCACTTTCGTCCGGCATTCATCCGATCGTTTAAAGTATATCAACCCAATAATTATCGCGCTATGCTACGTCATAATTTGATCCTGACTTTCCGCAGCTTCCAACGCTACAAAAGTACCTTCCTAATTAATCTCATCGGTTTGTCCTCCGGTTTGGCTTGCGCTCTGCTGATTTTTCTGTGGGTGCAGGATGAATTGAGGGTGGATAAGTTTCATGCCAACAACGACCAACTTTATCAAATTCTGGAGCAACGCGAACAAGCGGGAAAGCTGGTATTATTCAGGACAACTGCCGCCCCTACCGCGGAAGCCTTAGCTGCTGACCTGCCCGAGGTAACGCACGCCACTACGGTGTACAACTCCAGTAGTAGCGTGCTTTCGGTAGATGAGAAAGATATAACAGCAAAGGGACAGTTTGTAGGCAACGACTTTTTTCGCATGTTTTCTTTTGATCTGGTACAAGGTGATGCGGCACAAGTATTGACCGACCCCTCGTCTATCGTTATCTCCAAAGAGTTGGCGCAACGTTTATTCGGGACTACAGAAGAGGCTGTAGGGAAAACGATAGAGCGGAAATCAGACCACTCGTATCAGGTGTCGGGTGTATTTAGAAATGTTCCTCGTAATTCTTCTATGCAATTCGATTTTGTGCTGCCCTTTGCGGGGTATCAACGTGAACACGAGTGGACTAGTGAGTGGAGCCGAACGAGTCCGGCTACCTACGTTCAGTTAAAACCGGGGGCTGATCTTGCTTCGTTCAATAATAAGATTGCTAATTTTGTCCGAGATAAAACAGAGGGTCAAATCTTCCACCGCACCATGTTTGCCCAGCGTTACTCGGATGTTTATCTCTACAGCAATTACGAGAATGGGGAGCAATCGGGTGGTAGAATTACCTACGTTCGCCTGTTTTCGTGGGTAGCCGTTTTCATTCTGCTCATCGCTTGTATCAACTTCATGAATTTATCTACGGCCCGAGCCTCTCGCCAGATGAAAGAGATCGGAGTAAAAAAGGCGGTCGGTGCTCGTCGGGGCAGTTTAGCTTCCCGTTATTTGAGCGAATCAGTATCGGTAGCTACTATATCGCTATTACTGGCTGTTCTGCTGGTGAGCCTACTGCTTCCTTCCTTCAACGAGATTACCGGAAAGCAGCTCACCTTTGCGTTTGATGTGAACCTGATACTGATAGCAATCGGAATTACTTTGTTTACGGGGCTGGTCGCCGGAAGCTATCCGGCGCTATACCTTTCTGGATTTGATCCCGCCGTGATACTGAAAAACAAACTCAATCGGTCAGTGGGAGAACAGTGGACACGGCAGGGGCTAGTGGTTCTTCAGTTCACCTTATCCATTATTCTGATTACTGCTGTTTGGGTAGTGTACCAGCAGGTAGCGTTTGTACAGAACACTCATTTGGGCTACGATAAAGACAATGTGCTTTACTTTGAGCGTTTGAGCTGGGAGGAAGGTAATCTTAAGGCATTTTTAGGAGAAGCTGAGAAGATACCTGGAGTAACTCAAATTTCTAGTATTGGGCACGACATGACCGGACATAATTCAGGAACTACAGGTTTGCAGTGGACGGGGCGCAACCCCAGCGATAGAACGGAGTTTGAAGTGGTACGGGCTAATTACGGTACCTTAGAATTACTGGACATTAAGTTAAAAGAAGGTCGGACGTTCTCGGAAAGCTTTAGCACCGATACGGCTAAAATCATATTTAACGAAGCAGCCATTGACTACATGGGACTCACCGATCCGGTAGGTGAAGAAGTTGAGTTGTGGGGAGAAAACCGAGAGATTATTGGCGTCGTGCAGGATTTTCACTTTGAATCGTTGCACGAAAACATAAAGCCACTATTTATTATACTAAATCCTAATAGCACCTGGAACATAGCAGCTAAGATAGAAGCAGGTCAGGAGCAGGAAACGATTGAGCAACTTAGTCAATTATCCAAAAAGTTTTATCCTGATTATCCGTTTGACTATTGGTTTCTAGATCAAGAATATCAAGCTCTGTACGCTGCCGAGCAGCGGGTCGCTGTATTATCTAAATACTTTGCCGGCATCGCCATTCTCATTTCCTGCTTAGGATTGTTCGGCCTAGCGGCTTTCACAGCTGAACGTCGCTTAAAAGAAATTGGTATTCGCAAAGCCTTGGGGGCGAGTGCCACTAGTATTGTGCAATTGCTAACCAGTGATTTTACGAAGATGGTGCTGGTTGCCATCACCATCGCCCTACCCATCAGTTATTTCGCGGCCCAACGTTGGCTTCAGAATTTTGCTTTTAGCATCTCACTACAGTGGTGGTACTTTGTTGGAGCAGGTGTGTTAGTACTGCTCATTGCTTGGCTTACGGTGGGGTTTCAAACCGTCAAAGCTGCTCAGGCAAACCCGGTGGAGTGTTTACAGGATGAGTAA
- a CDS encoding UbiA family prenyltransferase, producing MIVRSTWLHLRIPFSFFLLPIYLFALSVAEDFSTIDALLIFFILHFSLYPASNGYNSFFDKDEGSIGGLEHPPPVQLELYRVSLLLDVVAIILGLIVSVEFAIMLFIYGMVSKAYSHPSIRLKKYAIGSWLVAGFFQGFFTFLMVYVGVNETSLLFSQPPEMWLGATLASLMLWGSYPMTQIYQHDEDAKRGDFTLSYRLGVLGTFHFTAIFFGLATLGFWLYYRIYFGELLAGLYLTSLLPVLGYFSYWYIRAREDRSRADFRHTMRLNFLSSLCLNLFFGLMVIWDWI from the coding sequence ATGATCGTTCGGTCTACCTGGCTTCACTTACGGATTCCTTTCTCCTTTTTCCTACTTCCTATCTATCTCTTCGCCCTAAGCGTAGCCGAAGATTTTTCGACAATAGATGCACTGCTGATTTTCTTCATTCTCCACTTCTCGTTGTATCCGGCTAGCAACGGTTACAACAGTTTTTTTGATAAAGATGAAGGAAGTATCGGTGGGTTGGAGCATCCCCCACCTGTGCAATTGGAGCTGTACCGAGTTTCGTTGCTGTTGGATGTAGTCGCCATTATTCTGGGATTAATAGTAAGCGTAGAGTTTGCCATCATGCTGTTTATCTACGGAATGGTTTCTAAAGCTTACAGTCATCCGTCAATCCGCCTGAAAAAGTACGCTATTGGTAGTTGGCTAGTTGCGGGATTCTTCCAGGGCTTCTTTACTTTCTTGATGGTGTACGTAGGGGTGAACGAAACCTCACTATTGTTCTCTCAGCCACCTGAAATGTGGTTAGGAGCTACTCTTGCTTCGCTCATGCTGTGGGGCTCGTATCCTATGACTCAGATTTATCAGCACGATGAAGATGCTAAACGAGGCGATTTTACGCTAAGTTATCGACTAGGTGTCTTGGGAACATTCCACTTCACCGCCATCTTTTTCGGACTGGCTACTTTAGGTTTCTGGTTATACTACCGAATCTATTTTGGTGAATTGCTAGCTGGATTATACTTAACTTCTTTGCTACCCGTGTTAGGGTACTTTTCTTATTGGTACATCCGCGCCCGTGAAGATCGCTCCCGAGCTGATTTTCGTCATACTATGCGGTTGAATTTTCTTTCTAGTTTATGCCTTAATCTGTTTTTTGGGCTAATGGTCATATGGGATTGGATATAA